From Candidatus Hydrogenedentota bacterium, the proteins below share one genomic window:
- a CDS encoding Na(+)-translocating NADH-quinone reductase subunit C, which translates to MKYIFGFAALVCFFCSIMISSANVVLRDRQEVNKAVDKKTSVLQAAWLVKPGEKATAAEVERIFQNVKPHVVDLASGEVLADVDPESFDEAKEAQSGAPENNAGIKTVPGRVKTYEVVEDGKTTMIILPIYGKGLWSTMKGFLALDADGTTVRGLTYYEQAETPGLGGEVENPRWKQLWQGRKAFGDDGAVKIAVIKGPAGNPESDPHHVDGLSGATITSRGVTNMLQYWLGDKGFGPYLKKFRESRQSAA; encoded by the coding sequence ATGAAATACATTTTCGGCTTCGCGGCCCTGGTGTGCTTCTTCTGCTCCATCATGATCTCGTCGGCCAACGTGGTCCTTCGGGACCGGCAGGAGGTCAACAAGGCGGTGGACAAGAAGACGAGCGTGCTCCAGGCGGCGTGGCTGGTGAAGCCGGGCGAGAAGGCCACCGCGGCGGAGGTGGAGCGGATTTTCCAGAATGTGAAGCCCCATGTCGTGGACCTCGCCAGCGGCGAGGTGCTGGCGGACGTGGACCCGGAGTCCTTCGACGAGGCCAAGGAGGCCCAGTCCGGCGCGCCTGAAAACAACGCGGGGATCAAGACCGTGCCGGGCCGGGTGAAGACCTACGAGGTGGTGGAGGACGGCAAGACCACGATGATCATCCTTCCGATTTACGGCAAGGGCCTGTGGTCCACCATGAAGGGCTTCCTGGCGCTGGACGCGGACGGAACCACGGTCCGCGGGCTGACCTATTACGAGCAGGCGGAGACGCCGGGCCTTGGCGGCGAGGTGGAGAACCCGCGCTGGAAGCAGTTGTGGCAGGGGCGCAAGGCCTTCGGCGACGACGGCGCGGTAAAAATCGCGGTGATCAAAGGGCCGGCCGGCAATCCGGAGTCGGACCCCCACCATGTGGACGGTCTGAGCGGGGCCACTATCACGAGCCGGGGCGTGACCAACATGCTCCAGTACTGGCTGGGCGACAAGGGTTTCGGCCCGTACCTGAAGAAATTCCGCGAATCGCGGCAAAGCGCGGCCTGA
- a CDS encoding NADH:ubiquinone reductase (Na(+)-transporting) subunit B — translation MKFLRTLMDIPKPLFEKGGKLEKAYPLYEAIDTFLFTPGRVTSGGAHVRDAVDLKRLMFSVVICLSPVLVMALWNTGYQANAVLHAAGQSAEGWRGAVLNALGVGYDPSSALACMLHGALWFLPVLIVTFSVGGTIEVIVASIRGHEVHEGFFVTGFLIPLILPPTIPLWQVGVATAFGVLVGKEAFGGTGMNIFNPALVTRAFLYFAYPAESSGDKVWIAANPGIDGFSGATALARIKEIVPGVDGIGHTDAVAGMVVNGHPATWWDCFLGWVPGSMGETSVLACLIGAVILLVMQVTSWKIMLSMIAGTFAASAGFNLMGSATNEMVNLPFHWHLVVGGYAFGLVYMATEPVTATHSETGKYIYGFMIGLLVVLIRVVNPAYPEGVMLAILFMNLMAPLIDHFVVAQNIRRRALRSAI, via the coding sequence ATGAAATTCCTTCGCACCCTGATGGACATCCCCAAACCGCTCTTTGAAAAGGGCGGCAAACTGGAGAAGGCCTATCCCCTCTACGAGGCGATAGACACCTTCCTTTTCACGCCGGGCCGGGTCACCTCGGGCGGGGCGCATGTGCGCGACGCGGTGGACCTGAAGCGGCTCATGTTTTCCGTGGTGATCTGCCTGTCCCCGGTGCTGGTGATGGCCCTGTGGAACACGGGCTACCAGGCGAACGCGGTGCTGCACGCGGCGGGCCAGTCCGCCGAGGGGTGGCGGGGCGCGGTCCTCAACGCGCTCGGCGTCGGGTATGACCCGTCCAGCGCGCTCGCCTGCATGCTCCACGGGGCGCTGTGGTTCCTGCCGGTGCTCATCGTGACGTTTTCGGTGGGCGGCACCATCGAGGTGATCGTGGCCTCGATCCGCGGCCACGAGGTGCACGAGGGGTTCTTCGTCACGGGCTTCCTCATTCCCCTGATACTTCCGCCGACGATTCCGCTGTGGCAGGTGGGGGTGGCCACCGCCTTCGGCGTGCTGGTGGGCAAGGAGGCCTTCGGCGGCACGGGGATGAACATTTTCAACCCGGCGCTGGTGACCCGCGCCTTCCTCTATTTCGCGTATCCTGCGGAGAGTTCCGGGGACAAGGTGTGGATCGCGGCGAATCCGGGCATTGACGGGTTCAGCGGGGCCACGGCGCTGGCGCGGATCAAGGAGATAGTCCCGGGGGTGGACGGCATCGGCCACACGGACGCGGTGGCGGGGATGGTGGTGAACGGCCATCCGGCGACCTGGTGGGACTGCTTCCTCGGCTGGGTGCCCGGCTCGATGGGCGAGACCTCGGTGCTGGCATGCCTCATCGGCGCGGTGATTCTGCTTGTCATGCAGGTGACGTCCTGGAAAATCATGCTCTCGATGATTGCGGGCACCTTCGCGGCGTCGGCCGGCTTCAACCTGATGGGTTCGGCGACCAACGAGATGGTGAACCTGCCCTTCCACTGGCATCTGGTGGTGGGCGGCTACGCGTTCGGCCTGGTGTACATGGCCACGGAGCCGGTGACGGCGACGCACTCGGAGACGGGCAAATACATCTACGGCTTCATGATCGGCCTTCTGGTCGTGCTGATCCGCGTGGTGAACCCGGCCTACCCCGAGGGCGTGATGCTGGCCATCCTCTTCATGAACCTCATGGCGCCGCTGATAGACCATTTCGTGGTGGCGCAAAACATCCGCAGGAGGGCCCTTCGCAGTGCAATATAG
- a CDS encoding Na(+)-translocating NADH-quinone reductase subunit A, translated as MGTHVIKKGLDVPISGAPEQRVSGEKQVRRVAVTAADYVGMKPTFFVEQGDAVKRGQALFEDKKTPGVLHTAPGAGTVAAINRGDRRALISVVIDLGASEASGAPVPDDFAAFSAYTGAAPASLSREQVRDLLVESGLWTAFRTRPFSKTPAVDSAPHSIFVTAMDSSPLAPDMAVVAEGRQADLDAGVAAVAKLTDGPVFFCRKAGAKLVPAAAGDRVRVEEFSGPHPSGLAGTHIHLLDPVSQKKTVWIIGLQDLLSAGALFRTGRLDVTRVVALAGPQVTKPRLVRTRLGAPLDELVGGETAPGDNRVISGSVLWGRAAAGAEAYLGRFHNQVSVLAEGRAREFLGWLSPGVKKFSALRLFLSALRPGAKFDLTTSTQGDHRAMVPAGLYERVMPLDILPTFLLRSLLVKDLERAEALGCLELDEEDLGLCTFVSPGKENFGPVLRENLDLILKEG; from the coding sequence ATGGGCACACATGTCATAAAAAAGGGCTTGGATGTCCCCATTTCCGGAGCACCCGAACAGCGCGTGTCCGGGGAGAAACAGGTTCGCCGGGTTGCGGTGACGGCGGCCGATTATGTGGGGATGAAGCCGACCTTCTTTGTGGAGCAGGGCGACGCGGTGAAACGCGGCCAGGCCCTGTTTGAGGACAAGAAGACCCCCGGCGTGCTGCACACCGCGCCGGGCGCGGGCACGGTGGCGGCCATAAACCGCGGCGACCGGCGCGCGCTAATCTCCGTGGTGATAGACCTCGGCGCCTCCGAGGCGTCGGGCGCGCCGGTGCCGGACGATTTTGCCGCCTTCAGCGCATACACGGGCGCGGCGCCGGCCTCGCTGTCCCGCGAGCAGGTCCGGGACCTGCTGGTGGAGTCGGGGCTGTGGACCGCGTTTAGGACGCGGCCCTTCAGCAAAACGCCCGCGGTGGACAGCGCCCCCCACTCGATATTTGTGACGGCGATGGACAGCAGCCCGCTGGCGCCGGACATGGCCGTGGTGGCCGAGGGCCGCCAGGCGGACCTGGACGCGGGCGTGGCGGCGGTGGCGAAACTGACGGACGGCCCGGTGTTTTTCTGCCGGAAGGCGGGCGCGAAGCTCGTCCCGGCCGCGGCGGGCGACAGGGTGCGCGTGGAGGAGTTCTCCGGCCCCCACCCCAGCGGCCTTGCGGGCACGCACATCCACCTGCTGGACCCGGTCAGCCAGAAGAAGACGGTTTGGATCATCGGGCTTCAGGACCTGCTTTCGGCGGGGGCCCTTTTCCGCACGGGCCGCCTTGACGTGACCCGCGTGGTCGCGCTGGCGGGGCCGCAGGTGACAAAGCCCCGGCTGGTCCGCACGCGCCTTGGCGCGCCCCTGGACGAGCTGGTCGGGGGGGAGACGGCGCCCGGCGACAACCGGGTCATTTCCGGCTCCGTGCTCTGGGGCCGCGCCGCCGCCGGTGCGGAGGCGTATTTGGGCCGCTTTCACAACCAGGTGAGTGTGCTGGCGGAGGGCCGCGCGCGCGAGTTCCTCGGCTGGCTCTCGCCGGGGGTGAAAAAATTCTCCGCCCTGCGCCTGTTCCTCTCGGCGCTGCGTCCCGGCGCGAAGTTCGACCTTACGACGAGCACCCAGGGGGACCACCGCGCGATGGTGCCCGCCGGGCTGTACGAGCGGGTGATGCCGCTGGACATACTGCCCACGTTCCTGCTCCGGTCGCTGCTGGTGAAGGACCTGGAGCGCGCCGAGGCGCTGGGCTGCCTCGAGCTGGACGAGGAGGACCTGGGCCTTTGCACTTTTGTCTCGCCGGGCAAGGAGAACTTCGGCCCGGTGTTGCGCGAGAACCTTGACCTGATTCTAAAGGAAGGCTGA
- a CDS encoding MBL fold metallo-hydrolase — MDWLAPAEALSRWRAGALRLSTPVAYALRSLARLPLDRALERMRRPPGVDRVAADFIEPRPGVLIVPLRTDTLPPATHTNCVIIGWEELLVVDPGAAAPEEQERLLARITDLETLGGRVAGVALTHGHKDHAGAAALIRDRFGVPVHAHPLAAGPGLAVDAPLLDEMVLALSGGPGWRVRALHTPGHDPGHLALLEESTATLITGDLFANPGTILISPDHGGDMTAYLESLERMGALSGLGMVVPGHGWPMPGHEGLERVHRLREYRLAREDRIARALAAGAATLEDLISAAYDDTPAELHGLARLQLRAHLRRLAPDFPGA; from the coding sequence TTGGACTGGCTTGCCCCGGCGGAGGCGCTGTCCCGGTGGCGCGCGGGCGCGCTGCGCCTCTCGACGCCGGTGGCCTACGCGCTGCGGAGTCTGGCGCGCCTGCCCCTGGACCGGGCGTTGGAGCGCATGCGGCGCCCGCCGGGGGTGGACCGGGTCGCGGCGGACTTCATCGAGCCGCGCCCCGGGGTGCTGATTGTGCCGCTGCGGACGGACACCCTGCCCCCGGCCACGCACACCAACTGCGTCATCATCGGCTGGGAGGAGCTGCTGGTGGTGGACCCGGGGGCGGCGGCGCCGGAGGAGCAGGAACGGCTGCTGGCGCGCATCACCGACCTGGAGACCCTGGGCGGGCGGGTGGCGGGGGTGGCGCTCACCCACGGGCACAAGGACCATGCCGGGGCCGCCGCGCTGATTCGGGACCGTTTCGGCGTGCCGGTCCACGCGCACCCGCTGGCGGCCGGGCCGGGGCTGGCCGTGGATGCGCCCCTGCTGGATGAGATGGTGCTGGCCCTTTCCGGCGGGCCGGGGTGGCGGGTGCGCGCCCTGCACACGCCCGGTCACGACCCCGGCCATCTGGCACTTTTGGAAGAAAGCACGGCCACGCTTATCACGGGCGACCTCTTCGCCAATCCCGGCACCATCCTGATCTCCCCCGACCACGGCGGCGACATGACCGCCTATCTGGAGAGTCTGGAGCGCATGGGCGCCCTGTCCGGTCTGGGCATGGTGGTTCCCGGCCACGGGTGGCCCATGCCGGGGCACGAGGGTCTGGAGCGCGTTCACCGCCTGCGGGAATACCGGCTTGCGCGGGAGGACCGCATCGCCCGCGCGCTGGCGGCGGGCGCGGCCACCCTGGAAGACTTGATTTCAGCCGCCTACGACGACACGCCCGCCGAACTCCACGGGCTGGCGCGGCTCCAGTTGCGGGCGCACCTTCGCCGTCTGGCGCCGGATTTTCCCGGTGCTTGA